Sequence from the Fulvivirga ligni genome:
ATTTTTATTATAACTACCTGCAAGTGGGGGATTATACAGGAGGAGAAAGGGTGTTTCCAGATTGGATCAATAACCTTGATTTTATTGGCAACTTACTTCACGGCTTCCTGAATTCTGCTTCTCTGGCCCGCAACTTTTATCTAGCGACAGATGAGTACCTGTATTTTGCACTTATGCTCATTCAGTTGGCTGTTATCGGTTATATGATCACGAAGAGAAGGTTGATCAATGGCCCATTGCTAAAAACTAATGAAGATGTCTATGCCTTGTGGGGTACGAGCTTTTCTTATATGCTCATCTTGCTCATTTTAAGGCGTTTATCTCCATTTGACCCTTTTGACTATAGAATATTGAGCCCCTTTATTCTTCCTTTTTTCGTTGGATTATTTATGGCCATTCTGAAAAAGGAAGCCTTTTTTCAGAAAGTATACAGGCCTATAGTAGCCTTTATGATGCTCTGCCTGGTAATGAACCTGCCTAAGGTTTATCTTCTTGAAAAAGTGAAGGCATTATTGTCTATGATCCTTTAAAATCGCACCCTCAACTGACATTTGATGTCGGTCTTGGTGCTTCCTTCTATTTCTTCCAACCCTGAACTAATAGAGTCTTGATTACGGTATTGGGTTTGCGCATATTTTACCCAGATATCAAAGTGCTGGTTAATCTTGTACTGTAGAAGAATGTAAGTTCGGGTACCGCGACCATGGTATGCTGGGATGGCAAACGAATACAAGACATCTCTTTCATATGCATATTGCCTATTCTCATAGTCATCGGTATCAAATAACGCAAAACGAGTACTGATTCTGAATTTATTAAGCCTCAGATTCAGATCCTGAATCAGCGCCAAACCTTCTGAATGGCGGTGATTCAGGTTGTAATTACTAAATTGTATTCTTGTTTTTAGTGTGATATTATCGGTGGCGTCAAGATCTGCGGAAATTATCCAATTGTTTTTTATGCCATTGGCCGTAAGTACCATCGGTCTTTCTAGTATGGTAATGTCAGTGGCTTTTGATTCTTGCCTGAACTGAGCATATAATAAAGCCTTTCTTGTGGGCTGATAGTTGAAGCGAACCAAATATTCATAACCATCGGAAGGGCGACTGACGCCAAATTTTAGCCACGGAAAGCTAAATTGATCAAAATATGCTGTTACTAGATACTTTCTGTTTGGTGAGTATTTCAAGCCCCAATACCAGCCACTTTCATTGCTATTGGTCCCGGCTGCTTCAGAAAAGGCACTGCCATAGAAGCTGTGAAAATCCTTTTCATAGTGACGTAAAACAATGGAGCTCTGCAGGCTCTTACTTAAATTGATAATAAAACCACCAACAGCACCTATTCCGCCACTTTTAGATCTGGCAGCTTCTGTAAAGAGAGCCAGGTTATTCCAGTTGTATTGCCCTGATATTCCGATGTTATAATTGTCAGTGCCGCTAAAGGCATATCTATTATAGAGCTGGTCAGATTTTATGAGAGGAGTGCTGTAATGATTACCAATGACTGTAAACCCAACTTGCAGATTATCAGCGGCATCTTTGAATAGTAAATGGCTTCCATAAGTTTGTTCATTGATCTGGTTTTTGGCATTAATTTCACTGTCAGTTCGGTGAAAACCACTGCTTTGAACGGAAGAAATAAACTCGTAAGCATTCCTCGCAGAGTCTGATCTTAGCACAGCATCCTGCTGAAGTCTGGAGTAGAAGACAGTGGTTTCCAGATGTTTATTGATCTGATAAGAGGCCGTGGCACCTCTGAAAAATCCGGTTTCAAGGACAGAAGTGTAAGGCCCGGCTCCCATATTACTTCTTCTCACGGTATTGATAGTCTCAGATCCCTTACCCACATTGAAGCCTGCCGAAAGTAGCAGGCCTTGACCAAACTGCATTTGATAATCCCCTACGATCAGATTTTTTAAACGACCTTCATTCTGAATTTGAAAATGCAAGCTGTAGAAATCAAATCCTTGATTTTTGTTATTTAATGAGAAGGTTTCTCCTGCATCTTTTTCAGCGGTAAAACCTAAACTAAAGTCATTGGTGTGACTCACTCTAAAGCGGCTGTATAATTTGTAAGGACTACCGGCATAGAGTGAAATACTGCTTTCGTTAGGCTCAGTATAGCCCTTTTTTGTTTCTAATGTTCTCTCTACCCTAAGTAATAAATAGTTGTTCGGTTCTGTAGTAATTCGCTGCCACAGTGGTGTATTATCTTTGTTCAAATACTCATCTACCCTAATGAAAGGCAGAAGTGACCTGATATCATCCAAACTCAGAGCAGGAATAGTTTGTAACTCATAGACAGACAGTAAGTTTCCATACTTTTTAATATGCTCAATGATGGCATCTATTTGCTGGTCATTGAGTATATAAAGAGCCCGAAGATCTTCTTTCGTAGCTTTGTTAATATTAATCGGATTGGAATAATAGAGCAATAGAGATTCATATAGCTCATCATAACTTAAGTCACTATCCTGAAAAGCAAAGATCTTCTCTATATATTTTTGAATATCAACGTCTTGTCTAGTATTCTGAGCTGCTAGTGGTAAGCTTATCAATATCAATATAGGTAAAATAAGCAGCTTCATTCTGCCAATTTTAAATAATAAATTAGCCCTACTTGATGGCTTAGTCCCAGGTTACGGCTGTTAGTGATGGCATAGTCAATAGAAAGTTTTCTGGACCGAAACCCCAAGCCAGCAAACTGCTTAAAGGCATTGGTCTGGGCTCCAATTCTTATGGCTAGTCGGCTTA
This genomic interval carries:
- a CDS encoding ComEA family DNA-binding protein, which gives rise to MKLLILPILILISLPLAAQNTRQDVDIQKYIEKIFAFQDSDLSYDELYESLLLYYSNPININKATKEDLRALYILNDQQIDAIIEHIKKYGNLLSVYELQTIPALSLDDIRSLLPFIRVDEYLNKDNTPLWQRITTEPNNYLLLRVERTLETKKGYTEPNESSISLYAGSPYKLYSRFRVSHTNDFSLGFTAEKDAGETFSLNNKNQGFDFYSLHFQIQNEGRLKNLIVGDYQMQFGQGLLLSAGFNVGKGSETINTVRRSNMGAGPYTSVLETGFFRGATASYQINKHLETTVFYSRLQQDAVLRSDSARNAYEFISSVQSSGFHRTDSEINAKNQINEQTYGSHLLFKDAADNLQVGFTVIGNHYSTPLIKSDQLYNRYAFSGTDNYNIGISGQYNWNNLALFTEAARSKSGGIGAVGGFIINLSKSLQSSIVLRHYEKDFHSFYGSAFSEAAGTNSNESGWYWGLKYSPNRKYLVTAYFDQFSFPWLKFGVSRPSDGYEYLVRFNYQPTRKALLYAQFRQESKATDITILERPMVLTANGIKNNWIISADLDATDNITLKTRIQFSNYNLNHRHSEGLALIQDLNLRLNKFRISTRFALFDTDDYENRQYAYERDVLYSFAIPAYHGRGTRTYILLQYKINQHFDIWVKYAQTQYRNQDSISSGLEEIEGSTKTDIKCQLRVRF